The following proteins are encoded in a genomic region of Streptomyces sp. SLBN-31:
- a CDS encoding discoidin domain-containing protein, translating to MNDQSDSSRPTSRRTVLATGTTLLAAIGLGSALPAPTAAAAPAEAPAAAPGVRGELALYRPVSVSSTAYAATPGSFVVDRLSSPGVRGSGWRAEDGDPQWIAIDLQAACEVTEIRLTFEADASDPVYTPPTGGNVHSGTTGKEIQSSYPLVFVVETSLDDSTWTSVHRTTAGTGGIVDIKLARPVRARWVRLTSHKRSSPLPLGLNGFEVYGTPDGHRPAVTGWTDWGTRHTEAPKLTVADDGTVPVESGWRLTLDDWAGADGAELSKTSVDTSAWLPATVPGTVLGSLVEQGKLPDPVAGLNNLRVPEALSRHAWWYKRDFALPRAVRTGADRHVWLEFDGVNHKAEVWLNGARVGDLTYPFARAAFDVTRQLSADGENALAVRITPMPVPGSPGDKGPLGEAWVDAGAQQMNLNSPTYLASSGWDWMPAVRDRAAGIWNHVRLRSTGHVVIGDPRVDTVLPKLPDLSVAEVTLVVPVRNAGTADQRATVTAAFDGVRVARTVTVKAGESLDVSFTPDVFGQLRLRDPELWWPNGLGEATLHDLTLTASVNGRESDGRTTRFGIRQFGYEYDIPLVFTSSGDAYTQTVTFDRQQAQHVRIRCLTRSTSWGSSLWTLSVQDSNRPGVDLALHREATASTEDPDHPAAHATDGDAGTRWSSAYQDDQWIGVDLGTPQSFDRVDLTWEQAYAKTFAVQVSSNGSDWTDVKAVDNGAVPLPFNNGNASLQIEDFDRRTARHVRLACGLRNTSWGNSLWSFAVIDRGDPGTDLALHRETTASTEDPDHPAAHATDGDPGTRWSSAYEDHQWIQVDLGSSRAFDRVAVVWESAYPKSYTIQVSDDGETWTDVKSVSNDPDPLKISVNGVRVLARGGNWGWDELLRRMPEERMEAAVRMHRDMNFTMIRNWVGSSDREEFFAACDRHGILVWNDFPNAWGMDPPDHEAFVSLARDTVLRYRIHPSVVVWCGANEGNPPATVDKGMREAVEQQVPGLLYQNNSAGGVVTGGGPYGWVEPERYFDAMTYGSRDFGFHTEIGMPVVSTAAGVRSMTGDEPEWPIRGAWYYHDWSEHGNQAPQNYRAAIEARLGEAGDLDDFARKAQFVNYENARAMFEAWNAHLWDNASGLMLWMSHPAWHSAVWQTYDYDFDVNGMYYGARSGCEPLHVQADPVEWQVLAVNHTSADLRGATVTARLYDLDGRELAGKKTADVDVSRADTTKAFTVPWTDGLPELHLLRLTLRDSRGKEVSRNTYWRYREAAALRALNKAKQVRLTGSITRVTGAGDRRELTAVIRNQGSAVAAMVRLSLLKEPGGDRVLPTLYSDNYLWLLPGESRTVRLSWPAGAHSSDRPVLTAQAYNGPVAVLHS from the coding sequence ATGAACGATCAGTCGGATTCGTCGCGCCCAACGTCACGGCGGACCGTCCTCGCCACGGGGACCACCCTGCTGGCCGCCATCGGTCTCGGTTCCGCGCTGCCCGCGCCGACCGCGGCCGCGGCTCCTGCCGAAGCACCCGCCGCGGCCCCCGGCGTGCGCGGTGAACTGGCGCTCTACCGGCCGGTTTCGGTGTCCTCGACGGCCTACGCCGCCACACCCGGCTCCTTCGTGGTCGACCGCCTCTCGTCGCCCGGAGTCCGCGGCAGCGGCTGGCGCGCCGAGGACGGCGACCCGCAGTGGATAGCCATCGATCTCCAGGCGGCCTGCGAGGTCACGGAGATCCGCCTGACCTTCGAGGCCGACGCCTCCGACCCGGTCTACACGCCGCCGACCGGCGGCAACGTGCACAGCGGCACCACCGGCAAGGAGATCCAGTCGAGTTACCCGCTCGTCTTCGTCGTCGAGACCTCCCTGGACGACAGCACCTGGACCTCCGTCCACCGCACCACGGCGGGCACCGGCGGCATCGTGGACATCAAGCTCGCCCGCCCGGTGCGGGCGCGCTGGGTGCGCCTGACCTCGCACAAGCGCTCCAGCCCGCTGCCCCTCGGACTCAACGGGTTCGAGGTGTACGGCACCCCCGACGGCCACCGCCCCGCCGTCACGGGCTGGACCGACTGGGGCACCCGGCACACCGAGGCACCGAAGCTCACGGTCGCCGACGACGGAACCGTGCCGGTGGAGTCGGGCTGGCGCCTCACCCTGGACGACTGGGCCGGGGCGGACGGCGCCGAACTGTCGAAGACGTCCGTCGACACCAGCGCCTGGCTGCCCGCCACGGTTCCCGGCACGGTGCTCGGTTCGCTGGTGGAGCAGGGCAAGCTGCCCGACCCGGTGGCCGGCCTGAACAACCTGCGCGTCCCGGAGGCGCTGTCCCGCCACGCATGGTGGTACAAGCGCGACTTCGCGCTGCCCCGCGCCGTGCGCACCGGCGCCGACAGGCATGTCTGGCTGGAGTTCGACGGCGTCAACCACAAGGCCGAGGTGTGGCTGAACGGTGCTCGCGTCGGCGATCTGACGTACCCGTTCGCCCGCGCCGCCTTCGACGTCACCCGGCAGCTGTCGGCCGACGGCGAGAACGCCCTCGCGGTGCGGATCACGCCGATGCCGGTGCCCGGCAGCCCCGGCGACAAGGGACCGCTGGGCGAGGCCTGGGTGGACGCGGGCGCCCAGCAGATGAACCTCAACTCTCCGACATACCTGGCCTCTTCGGGCTGGGACTGGATGCCGGCCGTGCGCGACCGGGCGGCCGGCATCTGGAACCACGTCCGGCTCAGATCGACCGGGCATGTCGTCATCGGCGACCCGCGCGTGGACACCGTCCTGCCCAAGCTGCCCGACCTGTCGGTGGCCGAAGTGACCCTGGTCGTCCCCGTGCGCAACGCCGGCACCGCCGACCAGCGGGCGACGGTCACGGCGGCCTTCGACGGGGTACGGGTGGCGAGGACCGTCACGGTCAAGGCCGGCGAGAGCCTCGACGTCTCCTTCACCCCTGACGTCTTCGGTCAGTTGAGGCTGCGCGACCCCGAACTGTGGTGGCCCAACGGGCTGGGCGAGGCCACCCTGCACGACCTCACCCTCACCGCCTCCGTGAACGGCCGTGAGAGCGACGGGCGCACCACCCGCTTCGGCATCCGCCAGTTCGGCTACGAGTACGACATACCGCTCGTGTTCACCTCGTCCGGCGACGCCTACACCCAGACCGTGACCTTCGACCGGCAACAGGCCCAGCACGTTCGCATCAGATGCCTGACCAGGTCCACCTCCTGGGGCAGCTCCCTGTGGACCCTGTCCGTCCAGGACAGCAACCGGCCGGGCGTCGACCTCGCCCTGCACCGCGAGGCCACCGCCTCCACCGAGGACCCCGACCACCCGGCCGCCCACGCCACCGACGGCGACGCCGGAACCCGCTGGTCCTCCGCCTACCAGGACGACCAGTGGATCGGCGTCGACCTCGGCACCCCCCAGTCCTTCGACCGGGTCGACCTCACCTGGGAACAGGCCTACGCGAAGACCTTCGCGGTCCAGGTCTCCTCGAACGGCTCGGACTGGACCGACGTGAAGGCGGTGGACAACGGTGCGGTGCCGCTGCCCTTCAACAACGGCAACGCCAGCCTCCAGATCGAGGACTTCGACCGGCGGACCGCCCGCCACGTCCGTCTCGCCTGCGGTCTGCGCAACACCAGTTGGGGCAACTCGCTGTGGTCGTTCGCCGTGATCGACCGCGGCGACCCGGGCACCGACCTCGCCCTGCACCGCGAGACCACCGCCTCCACCGAGGACCCCGACCACCCGGCCGCCCACGCCACCGACGGCGACCCGGGCACCCGCTGGTCCTCCGCCTACGAGGACCACCAGTGGATCCAGGTGGACCTCGGCTCCTCACGGGCGTTCGACCGCGTCGCCGTCGTCTGGGAGAGCGCGTACCCGAAGTCGTACACGATCCAGGTGTCCGACGACGGCGAGACGTGGACCGACGTCAAGTCCGTGTCGAACGACCCCGATCCGCTGAAGATCAGCGTCAACGGCGTGCGCGTGCTGGCCCGCGGCGGCAACTGGGGCTGGGACGAGCTCCTGCGCCGTATGCCCGAGGAGCGCATGGAAGCGGCGGTGCGCATGCACCGCGACATGAACTTCACGATGATCCGCAACTGGGTCGGCAGCAGCGACCGGGAGGAGTTCTTCGCCGCCTGCGACCGGCACGGCATCCTGGTGTGGAACGACTTCCCCAACGCCTGGGGCATGGACCCGCCGGACCACGAGGCGTTCGTCTCGCTGGCCCGGGACACCGTGTTGCGCTACCGCATCCACCCGAGTGTGGTGGTGTGGTGCGGCGCGAACGAGGGCAATCCCCCTGCCACCGTCGACAAGGGGATGCGCGAGGCCGTGGAGCAGCAGGTGCCCGGGCTGCTCTACCAGAACAACTCGGCGGGCGGCGTCGTCACCGGCGGCGGCCCCTACGGCTGGGTGGAGCCGGAGAGGTACTTCGACGCGATGACCTACGGCAGCCGTGACTTCGGCTTCCACACCGAGATCGGCATGCCGGTCGTCTCCACCGCGGCCGGGGTCCGCAGCATGACGGGCGACGAGCCGGAGTGGCCCATCCGGGGCGCCTGGTACTACCACGACTGGAGCGAGCACGGGAACCAGGCACCGCAGAACTACAGGGCGGCCATCGAGGCGCGGCTCGGCGAAGCCGGTGACCTCGACGACTTCGCCCGCAAGGCCCAGTTCGTCAACTACGAGAACGCCCGCGCCATGTTCGAGGCGTGGAACGCCCACCTGTGGGACAACGCGAGCGGACTGATGCTGTGGATGTCCCACCCGGCCTGGCACAGCGCGGTGTGGCAGACCTACGACTACGACTTCGACGTCAACGGCATGTACTACGGCGCCCGTTCGGGCTGCGAGCCGCTGCACGTGCAGGCCGACCCCGTGGAGTGGCAGGTCCTCGCGGTGAACCACACCTCGGCCGACCTGCGCGGCGCCACCGTGACCGCCCGGCTGTACGACCTGGACGGCCGTGAGCTGGCCGGGAAGAAGACCGCCGATGTGGACGTGTCGCGAGCGGACACGACCAAGGCGTTCACCGTCCCCTGGACGGACGGCCTGCCCGAACTGCACCTGCTGCGGCTGACGTTGCGGGACTCCCGGGGCAAGGAGGTGTCGCGGAACACCTACTGGCGCTACCGCGAGGCCGCCGCGCTGCGTGCCCTGAACAAGGCGAAGCAGGTCAGGCTGACGGGCTCGATCACACGGGTGACGGGCGCCGGTGACCGCCGGGAGCTGACGGCGGTGATCCGCAACCAGGGTTCGGCGGTGGCCGCGATGGTCCGGCTGTCACTGCTCAAGGAGCCGGGCGGCGACCGGGTGCTGCCCACGCTGTACAGCGACAACTACCTGTGGCTGCTCCCGGGCGAGTCCCGGACCGTCCGGCTGTCGTGGCCGGCCGGGGCGCACTCGTCGGACCGGCCGGTCCTGACGGCGCAGGCCTACAACGGGCCGGTCGCCGTGCTGCACTCCTGA
- a CDS encoding ABC transporter substrate-binding protein — MTHHLPSRRHVLAGLGAAGTTALLSGCVTSTSSGTTSSKGAVTLQSNLSAPQAKAAMQDLVAAYGKKGKGQAGLNTVAAETFRTQLPTYLTSANPPDVYTWYPGSVADAYAKKNLLLDLDEVWNSSPDLKKYSKALNSLCTASSGKKVFVPTTYYWWGMFYRKSNFAKWGVSAPTTWDDFLDLCDRLKAEGVAPIGLGAGGGTAWVASAWFDYLDIRVNGAAYHRELLAGKHRFDDPEVRRVFDRWREVLPYFDPDGTAVAFQDATTALLNGRTGMMLIGTFFADAAPRDALDDIDFFRFPVIDSKIPLAEEAPTDGYFASARTGRREQVFDLMRYLATAEAQEIYIKGSSGTVLPCNPAAKDAGTALVSKGRKHIEEAVEITQFFNRDSSDALQPTADTALTKFIARPNDVGGILTQWQRDAEKIWNA, encoded by the coding sequence ATGACCCACCACCTGCCCAGCCGCCGGCACGTCCTCGCCGGACTCGGAGCCGCCGGGACAACGGCACTGCTCAGCGGCTGCGTCACCTCCACCTCCTCCGGCACGACCTCCTCCAAAGGCGCGGTGACGCTCCAGTCGAACCTGTCCGCACCGCAGGCCAAGGCCGCGATGCAGGACCTCGTCGCCGCCTACGGCAAGAAGGGGAAGGGACAGGCCGGCCTGAACACCGTGGCGGCGGAGACCTTCCGCACCCAGCTGCCGACCTACCTGACCTCCGCCAACCCGCCCGACGTGTACACCTGGTACCCCGGCTCGGTGGCGGACGCCTACGCGAAGAAGAACCTGCTCCTCGACCTGGACGAGGTCTGGAACTCCTCACCCGACCTCAAGAAGTACTCCAAGGCCCTGAACAGCCTGTGCACCGCGAGCTCCGGCAAAAAGGTCTTCGTCCCCACCACCTACTACTGGTGGGGCATGTTCTACCGGAAGTCGAACTTCGCCAAATGGGGCGTCAGCGCACCCACCACCTGGGACGACTTCCTCGACCTGTGCGACAGGCTCAAGGCCGAGGGAGTGGCCCCGATCGGGCTCGGCGCGGGCGGCGGTACGGCCTGGGTGGCCTCGGCCTGGTTCGACTACCTCGACATCCGCGTCAACGGCGCCGCCTACCACCGCGAACTCCTCGCCGGAAAGCACCGCTTCGACGACCCCGAGGTGCGCAGGGTCTTCGACCGCTGGCGTGAGGTACTGCCCTACTTCGACCCCGACGGCACCGCCGTCGCCTTCCAGGACGCCACCACCGCCCTGCTCAACGGCCGCACCGGCATGATGCTCATCGGCACCTTCTTCGCCGACGCCGCACCCAGGGACGCCCTCGACGACATCGACTTCTTCCGCTTCCCCGTCATCGACTCCAAGATCCCGCTCGCCGAAGAGGCCCCCACCGACGGTTACTTCGCCAGTGCCCGCACCGGCCGCCGGGAGCAGGTCTTCGACCTGATGCGCTACCTCGCCACCGCCGAAGCGCAGGAGATCTACATCAAGGGCTCCTCCGGCACGGTCCTGCCCTGCAACCCCGCCGCCAAGGACGCCGGCACCGCACTGGTGAGCAAGGGCCGCAAGCACATCGAGGAAGCCGTCGAGATCACCCAGTTCTTCAACCGCGACTCCAGCGACGCCCTGCAGCCCACGGCGGACACCGCGCTGACGAAGTTCATCGCCCGCCCCAACGACGTCGGCGGCATCCTCACCCAGTGGCAGCGCGACGCCGAGAAGATCTGGAACGCCTGA
- a CDS encoding glycoside hydrolase family 27 protein encodes MTSQLPAHRPSRHRSSTLIIGAATAVLTASGIGPVTADTGADQGTPAYYDSGLAPTPYMGWNTYYGLGAPTESEVRAVADKLVSSGLRDSGYDIVWLDGGWQADNPRDAQGRLVANPDRFPSGIPALVSYLHKRGLRAGIYTDAGEYDGGRSCGLGSRGHYEADARQFADWKIDAIKVDFLCGIGAELDPGPAYKEFGDAVAKSGRRMLLNLCNPLTDDWGLPHTPEQDAHNTYAYAPTIADSWRTGTDIAWGTPSPGEWPNILRNMDANAWHPEAQGPGHYNDPDYLIPMRRMADGSLELTQEESTTQFVMWAEMSSPLVLGSDPRTLSPAMIATLRNPEIVAVDQDPLAVQGVRVATDSVGDVYSKVLSGRGRRAVVLLNRSDRPAARTVTFADAALGGPVQVRDLRARADRGTHTGSYTVEVPAHGTAFLKLTGQDALPGTSLGVKTSASPAVVRDGDTLTTFYRGPGGTLVQHTADGTRPARVRDLSGPVGGRILGQPAAYASAGGRIDVFVRGTDDHAYRRVFAGGQWGAWQDLGGRLTDAPTVAFTDPAHWTLVARGGAGDVVRRGPSSAWSSLGAPDDRPVYGRPSAVVDASGRVHVAVRTAADDVRTIVRDASGKWSDWTSLGGTVSGSPTLVAVGDGVVLYARAADYTLWQQRYESGAWQGWTKREEFPSAAFDGALGAVAGPDGSVDVVFRGVNGSVHTTQFK; translated from the coding sequence GTGACTTCCCAGTTGCCGGCACACAGACCCTCGCGGCACCGGTCCTCGACCCTGATCATCGGCGCGGCGACAGCCGTCCTGACCGCGTCCGGCATCGGCCCGGTGACGGCCGACACCGGGGCCGACCAGGGCACACCCGCCTACTACGACAGCGGCTTGGCGCCCACCCCGTACATGGGCTGGAACACGTATTACGGTCTCGGCGCACCCACCGAGAGCGAGGTGCGTGCCGTCGCCGACAAGCTGGTCAGCAGCGGTCTGCGCGACAGCGGCTACGACATCGTCTGGCTCGACGGCGGCTGGCAGGCGGACAACCCGCGTGACGCGCAGGGGCGGTTGGTGGCGAACCCCGACCGCTTTCCGTCCGGCATACCGGCCCTGGTGTCCTACCTGCACAAGCGCGGGCTGCGAGCCGGAATCTACACCGACGCCGGCGAGTACGACGGTGGGAGGAGCTGCGGTCTGGGCAGCCGGGGCCACTACGAGGCGGACGCCCGGCAGTTCGCCGACTGGAAGATCGACGCGATCAAGGTCGACTTCCTGTGCGGGATCGGCGCCGAGCTCGATCCAGGGCCGGCGTACAAGGAGTTCGGCGACGCCGTCGCCAAGTCGGGCCGCAGGATGCTGCTGAACCTGTGCAACCCGCTGACCGACGACTGGGGGCTGCCGCACACGCCCGAGCAGGACGCGCACAACACCTACGCCTACGCTCCGACGATCGCCGACTCCTGGCGCACCGGAACGGACATCGCCTGGGGCACCCCGAGCCCGGGGGAGTGGCCCAACATCCTGCGCAACATGGACGCCAACGCATGGCACCCCGAGGCGCAGGGGCCCGGCCACTACAACGACCCCGACTACCTCATCCCCATGCGCCGCATGGCCGACGGGTCGCTGGAGCTGACGCAGGAGGAGTCCACCACCCAGTTCGTGATGTGGGCCGAGATGTCCTCCCCGCTCGTCCTGGGATCCGACCCGCGCACCCTGTCCCCGGCCATGATCGCCACGCTGCGCAATCCGGAGATCGTCGCGGTCGACCAGGACCCGCTCGCCGTCCAGGGGGTCCGCGTCGCCACGGACTCCGTCGGTGACGTCTACAGCAAGGTGCTCTCCGGCCGAGGCCGCCGAGCCGTCGTCCTGCTCAACCGCTCCGACCGGCCGGCCGCCCGCACGGTGACGTTCGCCGACGCCGCCCTGGGCGGCCCCGTCCAGGTCCGTGACCTGCGGGCGCGCGCCGATCGCGGCACCCACACGGGGTCGTACACCGTGGAGGTCCCCGCCCACGGCACCGCGTTCCTCAAGCTCACCGGACAGGACGCGCTGCCCGGCACGAGCCTCGGTGTGAAGACCTCGGCGAGCCCGGCCGTGGTGCGTGACGGCGACACGCTGACAACCTTCTACCGCGGGCCCGGCGGCACGCTCGTCCAGCACACGGCGGACGGCACTCGTCCGGCGCGCGTCCGGGATCTGTCAGGTCCGGTCGGGGGGCGGATCCTCGGGCAGCCCGCTGCCTACGCCTCCGCCGGCGGCCGCATCGACGTCTTCGTCCGCGGCACCGACGACCACGCCTACCGCAGGGTCTTCGCGGGCGGCCAGTGGGGTGCCTGGCAGGACCTGGGCGGTCGCCTCACCGACGCGCCCACCGTGGCGTTCACCGACCCCGCGCACTGGACGCTCGTCGCGCGCGGCGGCGCCGGAGACGTCGTGCGGCGCGGCCCCTCGTCCGCCTGGTCGTCGCTCGGCGCGCCGGACGACCGGCCGGTGTACGGCAGGCCCTCGGCGGTCGTCGACGCGAGCGGGCGGGTCCATGTGGCCGTACGCACCGCCGCGGACGACGTGCGCACCATCGTGCGGGACGCCTCCGGGAAGTGGTCGGACTGGACGTCGCTCGGCGGCACGGTGAGCGGCAGTCCGACCCTCGTCGCCGTGGGGGACGGAGTGGTGCTGTACGCGAGGGCGGCCGACTACACGCTCTGGCAACAGCGGTACGAGAGCGGGGCGTGGCAGGGCTGGACCAAACGGGAGGAGTTCCCCAGCGCGGCCTTCGACGGCGCGCTCGGAGCGGTCGCGGGGCCCGACGGCTCGGTCGACGTGGTGTTCCGCGGGGTCAACGGCTCCGTCCACACCACCCAGTTCAAATAA
- a CDS encoding carbohydrate ABC transporter permease: MAVLTAPRHTPPASVPAHGGRARGPRRTPPLVLAFVLVPLLAEALWVFWPALQGFYLALTRWDGVSAPTFVGLGNFREMAGDDVFRSAAGHTVLWLLLFGGLSALLGLAAALLLQQERRGVGFYRAALFLPVVFSLVATALVWQAVYQPDGVLNRLLESAGLGSLRHAWLADQDTALYAVIVPALWRQIGYVMVLYLAGLKGIDPALYEAAKVDGAGPWQRLRHVTLPQLRSVNAVVLSVIVIDSLRSFDVVWSLTRGGPYHSSELLSTYMYSTAFQSLRLGYGSALAVVIFLLAFGVIAAYLVRAFREAD; the protein is encoded by the coding sequence ATGGCCGTCCTGACCGCACCGCGGCACACACCCCCGGCCTCGGTGCCCGCACACGGCGGCAGGGCCCGGGGGCCCCGGCGCACACCGCCCCTTGTCCTGGCCTTCGTCCTGGTCCCTCTGCTCGCCGAGGCCCTGTGGGTCTTCTGGCCCGCCCTCCAGGGCTTCTACCTCGCGCTGACGCGCTGGGACGGAGTGTCGGCACCGACGTTCGTCGGTCTCGGCAACTTCCGCGAGATGGCCGGCGATGACGTCTTCCGCAGCGCGGCCGGCCACACCGTGCTGTGGCTGCTGCTCTTCGGCGGCCTGTCCGCCCTGCTCGGCCTGGCCGCCGCCCTGCTGCTGCAGCAGGAGCGCCGGGGCGTCGGCTTCTACCGCGCGGCCCTCTTCCTGCCGGTCGTCTTCTCCCTCGTCGCCACCGCCCTGGTCTGGCAGGCCGTCTACCAGCCCGACGGCGTGCTCAACCGCCTCCTGGAATCGGCCGGACTCGGCAGCCTGCGCCACGCCTGGCTCGCCGACCAGGACACCGCCCTGTACGCGGTGATCGTCCCCGCCCTGTGGCGGCAGATCGGCTACGTGATGGTCCTCTACCTCGCCGGCCTGAAGGGCATCGACCCCGCCCTGTACGAGGCGGCCAAGGTCGACGGCGCCGGACCCTGGCAGCGCTTGCGCCATGTGACGCTCCCTCAGCTGCGCAGCGTCAACGCCGTCGTGCTGTCCGTCATCGTCATCGACTCGCTGCGCTCCTTCGACGTGGTCTGGTCGCTGACCCGCGGCGGCCCCTACCACTCCTCGGAACTGCTGAGCACCTACATGTACTCCACCGCGTTCCAGTCCCTGCGCCTCGGATACGGCTCGGCCCTCGCCGTCGTCATCTTCCTGCTGGCCTTCGGAGTCATCGCCGCCTACCTGGTGCGGGCCTTCCGGGAGGCCGACTGA
- a CDS encoding carbohydrate ABC transporter permease: MSAATPHTSAGALRRRRAATAGFHLGAGTLAVLWLLPILLVLVTSLRSFNDIAAHGLGSWPRSFTLDNFRQAWVDGGQQRALINSLAVTVPCVLLTLALAAMAAFALSRYDMPLRRFLLLLMLGGNLLPPQILLIPVSRLSEMMGVYDTLPALIGVQIGFGVGFYVFVLHGFMRAIPVEIQQAAVMDGAGPWQIFWRVILPLTRPALAALSALSFTWIFNDLLWAITVLRSDSRMPITAALIGLQGQYVSMWNVIAAGSVVAAAPTVAVFLRFQRHFVAGLNLGAVK; this comes from the coding sequence ATGTCCGCCGCGACGCCTCACACCTCCGCCGGGGCGCTGCGCCGCCGCAGGGCCGCCACCGCCGGCTTCCACCTCGGCGCCGGAACCCTGGCCGTCCTGTGGCTGCTGCCCATCCTCCTGGTCCTCGTCACCAGCCTGCGCTCGTTCAACGACATCGCCGCGCACGGCCTGGGCAGTTGGCCACGCTCGTTCACCCTGGACAACTTCCGCCAGGCCTGGGTCGACGGCGGCCAGCAACGCGCCCTGATCAACAGCCTCGCCGTCACCGTCCCCTGCGTGCTGCTGACCCTCGCGCTCGCGGCCATGGCCGCCTTCGCCCTCAGCCGCTACGACATGCCCCTGCGCCGATTCCTGCTGCTGCTCATGCTCGGCGGCAACCTGCTGCCCCCGCAGATCCTGCTCATCCCCGTGTCCAGACTGAGCGAGATGATGGGCGTCTACGACACCCTGCCCGCCCTGATCGGCGTGCAGATCGGCTTCGGCGTCGGCTTCTACGTCTTCGTCCTGCACGGCTTCATGCGGGCGATCCCCGTCGAGATCCAGCAGGCGGCCGTCATGGACGGCGCCGGCCCCTGGCAGATCTTCTGGCGCGTCATCCTCCCGCTCACCCGGCCGGCGCTCGCCGCGCTCAGCGCACTGTCCTTCACCTGGATCTTCAACGACCTGCTGTGGGCGATCACCGTCCTGCGCAGCGACAGCCGGATGCCGATCACCGCGGCCCTCATCGGGCTCCAGGGACAGTACGTGTCCATGTGGAACGTCATCGCCGCCGGTTCCGTCGTCGCCGCCGCCCCCACGGTGGCCGTGTTCCTGCGCTTCCAGCGCCACTTCGTGGCCGGCCTGAACCTCGGAGCGGTCAAGTGA
- a CDS encoding beta-1,3-glucanase family protein, producing MQSYVSAPVHRPPIGAARCRAVLGLVVALIAAFCAALAPSPAHAADQLLSQGRPATASSTENGTFPASAAVDGDTGTRWSSAFSDPQWIRVDLGSVQQLSRVSLNWEAAYATAFQIQTSTDATTWTTVLSTTNATGGIQNLTISGSGRYVRLYGTARGTPYGYSLWEFQVYGPGGSAPPDDFWGSTSDIPPASNAVEVKILNRTNGKYPDSQVYWSFNGQTHSIAEQPYLDMPANSAGRMYFYLGSPNGPYYDFIEFTVGNNVFNGNTTRVDAFGLKLAMRLHTKDGYDVEVGENRQTFAEDRATTFQRFTDAVPNEFRVLAQTQAPYRIIAPGSDPSFRAGGANANYFTSYAQSVGVSAATSDIFGCAASLAGNPDMCAALNRHVATLPASQQSDPAQFYKAAPANYYARFWHDNAINHLAYGFPYDDVAGQSSFISHADPQWLLVAVGW from the coding sequence ATGCAGAGTTACGTCAGCGCACCCGTTCACAGACCACCGATCGGCGCCGCACGCTGCCGCGCGGTTCTCGGTCTGGTCGTGGCCCTGATCGCCGCCTTCTGCGCGGCCCTGGCCCCCTCACCCGCCCACGCCGCCGACCAGCTGCTGTCCCAGGGCAGGCCCGCCACCGCCTCCTCGACCGAGAACGGCACCTTCCCCGCGAGCGCCGCCGTCGACGGCGACACCGGCACCCGCTGGTCCTCGGCCTTCTCCGACCCGCAGTGGATACGCGTCGACCTCGGCTCCGTCCAGCAGCTCAGCCGCGTCAGCCTCAACTGGGAGGCCGCCTACGCGACCGCCTTCCAGATCCAGACCTCCACCGACGCCACCACCTGGACCACCGTCCTCTCCACCACCAACGCCACCGGCGGCATCCAGAACCTCACGATCTCCGGCAGCGGCCGATACGTCCGGCTCTACGGCACCGCGCGCGGCACCCCGTACGGCTACTCCCTGTGGGAGTTCCAGGTCTACGGCCCCGGTGGCAGCGCCCCTCCGGACGACTTCTGGGGCAGCACCTCCGACATACCCCCGGCGAGCAACGCCGTCGAGGTGAAGATCCTCAACCGCACCAACGGCAAGTACCCCGACAGCCAGGTGTACTGGAGCTTCAACGGCCAGACGCACTCCATCGCCGAGCAGCCCTACCTCGACATGCCCGCCAACTCCGCGGGCCGCATGTACTTCTACCTCGGGTCGCCCAACGGCCCCTACTACGACTTCATCGAGTTCACGGTCGGCAACAACGTCTTCAACGGCAACACCACCAGGGTCGACGCCTTCGGCCTGAAGCTGGCCATGCGCCTGCACACCAAGGACGGTTACGACGTCGAGGTCGGCGAGAACCGGCAGACCTTCGCCGAGGACCGGGCCACCACCTTTCAGCGCTTCACCGACGCCGTGCCGAACGAGTTCAGGGTGCTTGCCCAGACCCAGGCCCCGTACCGGATCATCGCGCCCGGCAGCGACCCGAGCTTCCGCGCGGGCGGCGCCAACGCCAACTACTTCACCTCGTACGCCCAGTCCGTGGGCGTGAGCGCGGCCACCTCCGACATCTTCGGCTGCGCCGCCTCCCTGGCGGGCAACCCCGACATGTGTGCCGCCCTCAACCGTCACGTCGCCACCCTGCCGGCCTCCCAGCAGTCCGACCCGGCACAGTTCTACAAGGCGGCACCGGCGAACTACTACGCCAGGTTCTGGCACGACAACGCCATCAACCACCTCGCCTACGGCTTCCCCTACGACGACGTGGCGGGCCAGTCCTCGTTCATCTCCCACGCCGACCCGCAGTGGCTCCTGGTCGCCGTCGGCTGGTAG